GCCCTCCATCGCCACGATCGGGATGTTGCGCGCCCGCAGCACCGCCTCGGCCTCCCGGAGCTTCTCGGGCCCCAGGCAATGCAGGATCATCCCGTCGACGCGGTGTTCGATGCACTGCCGCAGCGGCTGTTGGATGTCCCCGGTGCCGCACAGGCGGAAGATCTTGATCAGGTAACCCGCATTGTTGGCCTCGGCCAACGCGCCGCTCAGCATCAGGCCGACGTGCTCGAAGATCTCGTATCCCAGCAGCAGCCCGAGCACGTGCGTCCGCCCCGTCACCATCGCGCGAGCGATCGCGTTGCCGGAATATCCCAGTCGGTCGGCCGTCTCCAGGACCAAGTCCTGAGTTTGGACGCTGATCTCCGGATGCCGGCGCAGGGCCATCGACACGGTCGATTGCGCCAAACCGAGCACATCGGCGATCGACTTGGTCGTCGCCTTGGGGGTCGGCTTCGTCGACCGCGCGGGTGCGTCTTGGGCAGGTGGCAGATCGGACCGCTGCGGCACCGGGGAATCCTTCTGTTAACGCATCGTCTAGTTTACAAGGTCGTCGTCTAGATGATCGAGTTTGGCACCGCTGATCATCGCGGCAACGGCGAACGTGCGACTGGCTGCTTCCGCGACAACTTATGCTAGAGCAGACAGCCTGCAGGGGCAAACGCGACCGGGCGGATTCACCGAAACCTCGCTCGCGGTGTGGGCAATGGTAGCCGCCATCCCAAGCGTCGCTTCTCTGGATGCAACCTGAGCCGTACCAACGGATGGTGCGCCACCGCCTTATCGCGGCCCGAAGCTCGTGCACGTGCGAGACGACAACAGCCGCTGGGCCGGCGACGCCGAGAGCCCCAAGGTCATTCGCCAGGGCGACGATTAATGACTGTTTATCTGGCTTGTGCTGACCGGCTACGAGGTGACCCGTGTGTTCTGGTCCGCCGGTCGCGCTCATTTCCCCCGATGAGAATCTGGTCACGGAATTGGCCGCCCGCGCCGCTGAGGTGCTCAATATGGGGAACGCGGGATGGGCCATCTCCAACACGGGCTGGAACCGCAACGGGCTGTCTACGGCCGAACTCGTCTGCGAGCGATCGTGATGCCCGCGGCGTTGGTAGAACACGGTTTTCCACGCTTTAGAACAGGCTATACGCGTTCCGCTGCGTACGACGGGCCACGCCGTGATCATGCCATTTCATGGGCGAGAAGTGCCGATGCCGCAGTTCCGCCGACGAGGTCGACGCATGCCAATTGGTCAACGATCCGGAGCTCACCCACGCGCTGCAGGTGATGCGCACCGCCGAGGGCATGCGCATCACCGTCGGCGAATTGGCCGATGGGTTATCGATGACCCGCCGCACGCTCGAGCGCCGTTTTCGTGACCTCGTCGGGACCTCCCCGGCGAGCGAGCAGCGCCGCCTGCGCATCGAGCGCGCGTGCGTGCTCCTGACCGAGGGTGGCCTGCCAATCCAGGCAATCGCCCGCGAGCTGGGCTTCGCGTACGCCAACCACTTCAGCACCGCCTTCATCGCGACGATGAGGATCTCCCCTACCACGTATCGCGCCGCGCGCGCGACGGCCCTGATGCAGTATTTCGGCAATCGAGCCATCGACACTCCACGCCTGCCC
The DNA window shown above is from Tepidisphaeraceae bacterium and carries:
- a CDS encoding helix-turn-helix transcriptional regulator, with the translated sequence MGEKCRCRSSADEVDACQLVNDPELTHALQVMRTAEGMRITVGELADGLSMTRRTLERRFRDLVGTSPASEQRRLRIERACVLLTEGGLPIQAIARELGFAYANHFSTAFIATMRISPTTYRAARATALMQYFGNRAIDTPRLPHTCVRRPYRRRR